Below is a window of Panthera leo isolate Ple1 chromosome B4, P.leo_Ple1_pat1.1, whole genome shotgun sequence DNA.
ATGACATTATTCAAAGCAGCCAATCTTAAGCCTGCTTACCTGGCCTTGACTGTTCCTTCCCACACAAAGCACAATAAAGGCTATTGCCTATATTTTCCCCTtggtccctctgcctcctgaccagcCCTGGTCCTTCCCCATGGTATGGCATGTTCCCCCCTCTCGGAAACCAtaacaaactatcttttcaatgTCAATTGTCTCCTGGTCTGTTGGCTTCACCATGCCTGAGCAAcaataaaacctacattttattatttatttatttatttatttatttaattttattttttttttgagacagagagggagggagaaagaatcccaagcaggctccacactgtcagtacagaacccgatgtggggtttgaactcaaggaaccgtgagatcatgacctgagctggaactaagagtccgatgcttaactgactgagccacccaggtgctccccaaatctatattttaaaatagttatttcaaaTACTTCTCTAATCTCACGTGTGAGGCCTCCCATGCTAATTCTTTTAAGACTCCGAAGGAagtctctccttttttaaaagttcagacgATTGGAGAAATAGCTGTTATCCAGAGACGGCAGCGTAGtattctgttaaaaaacaaaagcaatgacaCACTTTACCTCATACGTATTATCAGCTTGGGGTCTCAAAAAATCCTGTGAATTATTGTATTGCCCTCAATGAACTGAAATTTAAAGATAGGgttttccaaggtcacagagtccCATAcacagaagacatgagactcaCACACCAATTTTCCTGGCATTCCTTCAATCATGCCCTGTTTCTCTACTTCTTCTATCAAAGTCTTCTATCTTCTACTTTTCCGGTCCAAGGCGCTTCGGGAGCCGCGGGCTTTGGTGCAGATATGGCCAAGTCCAAGAACCACACCACGCACAACCAGTCACGGAAATGGCACAAAAATGGCATCAAGAAGCCCCAGTCACAAAGATACGAATCTCTTAAGGGGGTAGACCCCAAGTTCCTGAGGAACATGCGCTTTGCCAAGAAGCACAACAAGAAGGGCCTGAAGAAGATGCAGGCCAACAACGCCAAGGCCATGAGTGCACGTGCCGAGGCTATCAAGGTCCTTGTCAAGCCCAAGGAGGTCAAGCCCAAGATCCCAAAGGGTGGCAGCCGCAAGCTCAATCGACTTGCCTACATCGCTCACCCCAAGCTCGGGAAACGTGCTCGTGCCCGCATTGCCAAGGGTCTCAGGCTCTGCCGGCcaaaggccaaggccaaggctcAAACCAAGGCCCAGGCTGCAGCTGCAACTCCTGAGCCTGCTGCAGCTCAGGCTCAGGCTCCCAAAGGTGCCCAGGCCCCCACAAAGGCACCAGTGTAGAGGTTTCCATCTGCCAGTGTGAGGGTAGAAGGACTGGTGTGACCCCTGGGCTTCTATCTGCATGGGGCTGGTGTCCTCCTGTGCTATTTGTACAAATAAACCTGCGGCAGgatctgtcaaaaaaaaaaaaaaaaaaaggcttctatCTTCTAGTATCTTTTTACAAAGTTCTATTGTATGGCATCACCACTTCCTTCAAACTTTAAACGAAAGTATGGCAATTTCTTGCCAGCTAGGGCTAAAGAATGAGTCCATCGTGAAAAGTAGCTAACATATATCTAGATGTTTCAACAATAACATGACCTTGGGGAAAGAATGCAGAGTCTTAGGAAGATATTatccagagacagagaagatcTAGAAACTCTATAACTTTATAATACTAAGTCtgatatttaatgaatgaatgagaaattttagaaatttcttctttctgaaagAGTTCCCTTCTTTGGTCATGAGTTGCCAGAGCTACAAAAACCAGATTGGCTGTGACACAGACAGGCAAaaatctctcacagttctggaaaacCATAAACTGAAGGAACAATTCAAtacaataaagataaaagataagcATTAAAAGACAATCTATAATAAAATTTCTGTCGCATGTCATCAAGCAGCAAAATGCACTATAAAGATGCGGTCAGTGTTGACCAATGTGGAATATTGGGTGAATTCATGGGAATTTATCTTTTGACATTTACCAAATTCTCACAGTGGTTTGGAATCTgctattttttaagcaaaaaaagaaggaaatttgagacagagggaagagggaaaaataataaagccaattaaGTGACttggaaataaagcaaattaGCTGAAGAGTTGGATTGTAGGTAGGGAGAAAACAAGACTGGATAAGGAGGTTAAGAACACCCAGTAAGAATTGGAGGTGCCACTTGGAGATGGTGATTGGCAGCTGTTAAGAATTTCCATGGATTGCAGGTAAGAAGAAACAGGTTTGTGTGGCCAGAGGATTTCAGCTGAATATCAGGAAGAATTTCCTGACTGTAGACGTCAAGAGCTCTGGTTTACAGGATCAAAGAGAGGCTTCTGGGATGTGCCTACCCTAGGAATATATTTTAGCCTCGAGAGAGAAGACGGGGTGGTTTCCTCCCCATGGGTGAACTGGACGGCCTCCTCACAATCCTTCAGTCTCATGTTGCTGAGGGAGCATGCCATACACTGCTGCTTTCATAGCGTCCTTGCCAGCTGTCCACTCCCAGCTCAGAGGCTGTGGAGTTTTCCCCACAGAAAGAAACAACTAAGTCTTTCACTCCCTGTTCCGCACTTGGACCAATCCTTAAGGTGCACACTGTGGTTTTTCAACTCTTCGGCACTTAGGCCCCTTCCTTCTGAGCCAAGGGCCTCCTGGGAACAATGCAGCATCTGTGTGTTGACAGTAACAGCCTGTAGGCCAGAGACACTCAGCCAAACTCTCCCTCTGTTTCACATGGGCTGGATTGAACACCTTACCTGCAATAATCCACTCTTAGTCAGCCCCCGCCCAGAGCCAAGTACCCCCCTCCTTACCTATTCCCCAACCTTTTAC
It encodes the following:
- the LOC122224288 gene encoding 60S ribosomal protein L29-like; this encodes MAKSKNHTTHNQSRKWHKNGIKKPQSQRYESLKGVDPKFLRNMRFAKKHNKKGLKKMQANNAKAMSARAEAIKVLVKPKEVKPKIPKGGSRKLNRLAYIAHPKLGKRARARIAKGLRLCRPKAKAKAQTKAQAAAATPEPAAAQAQAPKGAQAPTKAPV